Proteins co-encoded in one Daphnia carinata strain CSIRO-1 chromosome 3, CSIRO_AGI_Dcar_HiC_V3, whole genome shotgun sequence genomic window:
- the LOC130693603 gene encoding uncharacterized protein LOC130693603 isoform X2, producing the protein MARFKTVHHASDEQVRLSEEENSINHPQKESLRFQLDTSLLAPHLVDLVLEIQRTAESTLFHWKTFPLNLPQPIAVQEFSEGSASTRRKPLVVDNLFDIPSWDDLDVVSVDAHGEAKHLSNKQLTSVRQHGLFTVASVNFPGQHHTWRVNPLLQKGTEVAMDSLLNTLAWAAAIINLTASERFTGDVFSIQESFRSLRMGFHRFLDLIFGMPSLQPRDFEARLHEERSRYLVAELLCAVHCQEEYIALCRFIRHYLAHHQGAGSSERSSDIRQQKPPPLPYIFQTPKGLLIDLRLFSREIMDKSKPVINRILQQESKTRWSRQQVTEIKADGKRNEAGHSGPDDDFRDLITDEPFGHIWESILHHPDVEQLGPGIGQLLIDQARATITMKKAVAKVREKFTADLIQAELDIRLRHPMLSLVKPWMEKQLHSIKVKLAKEYQWKCHEEAIDACRLKSLDQFVYFLSRDLAFLRDRAPILSKELWADKQATRTFHWDTWIWNPHAWIVRRHFQGGVEVIPTHLSGTPTSITNPRCSSSGSDGQEQPVYTLERSSRRTTTTQWPFWRWANFLQRAWVWSCNGAYACGYIVPWCSPIGLRALVASQPFYADLELSQVNGTLCPRRSAYTPTLNSRLASLWRHISKSRTEFETKPDTGFMGKGLTRQLNRVWNYGFKGLLCSLLFLLIFPVVCILCSAGGICLALTAPVWAPVFALIYQVCIILVWDVDNPDPKRSPLLPLIRVFVRDLLLDGLLQPIACLVTALIVCPLISLLLAVYGMLQWMIVRSRDALVYSLAIRPRGRIPASEGFLVKRIAGPGLNTEFHYQISKEQALAAFEARLESDRLIAYRRQTERLIRRPAEEFRLFIQQVFSPFSGTAWCPTPVAEKPIEKADATSSNLKSSSVAVQLERETQALLASLEEKVERRLEELRLSLNANVLKKIRMSSADLKMVLVRSAMMIRTFYPSEILVRLGVNESELWERYNVEEGDWLALSAIFLSEIFSSAILNPLGDEETRIQLQAKDVNLCRYGVMFTQADLDSEPFEWPQRTFQPAAACLPDFYLFTPLGRDAANSSPPWKKKRMQMHGHSKRLSEGVASWMGKSVIVSEPSRAGWNSELLVPLPVSHPVLICILIYNRHRDVGAIPLESESCRLLIRYLEGSVTLSRKKENTISRPPMVLDAAASRSPASHKPLLGSSGSDLALSQPSLAADFSNTPSTSPSQHDTLVSIAQDGTLSLVGTLVSEHASVDIDIGLDPENVSQNLSASRDVDADEVQSKGLGSTLARAADTLRMALLGEKAEEASSASGSHGKFSVENFELLPSSDEQLAVAVANDKRQDMVEKSKKFPTYQPASFRSWRMNLPAPIRYDSDPRLRTAIDSNQAPPTSPRPLGLFELSKGLALDRGPAFSPAQLSIGRRLMERGEMTASGSQDSLPFAEEDASLVDSPDCDLSKNAPLRKHPPDTLRNTGQSYCEMQQPRPSAVLASIEDLSLSIESQHTHLDITSQLGTQV; encoded by the exons ATGGCCCGTTTCAAGACGGTCCATCATGCTTCCGATGAACAAGTTCGCTTAAGTGAGGAAGAAAATAGCATCAACCACCCTCAG AAGGAATCATTAAGATTTCAACTAGATACATCTCTGCTAGCTCCTCATCTTGTGGATCTCGTTTTGGAAATTCAGCGAACAGCTGAGAGCACCCTCTTCCATTGGAAAACATTTCCTCTCAATCTTCCTCAACCTATAGCAGTTCAGGAATTCAGTGAAGGTTCAGCTTCAACTAGAAGGAAACCTCTGGTTGTAGACAATCTTTTTGACATTCCATCATGGGATGATCTGGATGTTGTATCTGTTGATGCACATGGTGAAGCTAAACATCTCAGCAATAAGCAGTTAACTTCAGTGAGGCAGCATGG GTTGTTTACCGTCGCAAGTGTAAATTTTCCCGGCCAACATCATACCTGGCGAGTGAATCCACTTTTGCAAAAGGGCACAGAAGTAGCAATGGATTCACTACTCAACACGTTGGCCTGGGCAGCCGCAATTATTAATTTGACAGCTAGCGAGAGGTTCACCGGTGATGTTTTTAGCATTCAAGAATCATTTCGCAGTCTCCGGATGGGATTCCATCGCTTCTTGG ATTTGATTTTCGGAATGCCAAGTCTACAGCCTCGGGACTTTGAGGCGCGCCTGCACGAAGAAAGAAGCCGCTATTTAGTGGCAGAGTTGTTATGCGCG GTTCATTGCCAAGAAGAATATATTGCCTTGTGTCGATTTATTCGCCACTATCTTGCCCATCATCAAGGGGCTGGCAGTAGCGAGCGGTCATCAGATATTCGTCAACAAAAGCCTCCGCCTCTCCCTTATATCTTCCAAACCCCGAAAGGCTTGTTGATTGATCTGAGACTCTTTTCCAG AGAAATCATGGACAAAAGCAAACCAGTGATAAATAGGATTTTGCAACAGGAGTCCAAAACTCGCTGGTCACGGCAACAAGTAACAGAAATTAAGGCCGATGGCAAACGCAACGAAGCCGGACATAGTGGTCCTGATGACGACTTTCGAGATTTAATTACCGATGAGCCCTTCGGTCATATTTGGGAATCAATTCTTCATCATCCGGATGTAGAACAACTAGGACCTGGCATTGGGCAATTGCTGATTGATCAGGCGAGGGCTACTATCACTATGAAAAAAGCTGTTGCCAAAGTGCGAGAGAAATTTACCGCTGACTTAATTCAAGCCGAACTGGACATACGTCTACGTCACCCAATGCTTTCTCTCGTCAAACCGTGGATGGAAAAACAACTTCACAGCATTAAA GTGAAATTGGCAAAAGAATATCAATGGAAATGCCACGAAGAAGCCATTGACGCATGCCGCCTCAAGTCACTTGATcagtttgtttatttcctttcgCGGGATCTCGCTTTTCTCAGAGAT CGAGCACCCATCTTGAGCAAAGAGCTCTGGGCAGACAAGCAGGCAACGCGTACATTTCATTGGGACACTTGGATATGGAACCCACATGCTTGGATCGTTCGTCGTCATTTCCAAGGCGGTGTTGAG GTGATACCGACCCACTTGAGTGGAACGCCGACATCTATTACGAATCCAAGATGCAGCAGCAGTGGCAGTGACGGTCAAGAACAACCTGTTTATACGTTGGAACGAAGCAGCAGAAGAACAACGACGACGCAATGGCCGTTCTGGCGTTGGGCGAATTTCTTACAACGAGCGTGGGTTTGGTCGTGCAATGGCGCTTATGCTTGCGGTTATATTGTTCCTTGGTGCAGTCCGATCGGTTTGCGAGCTCTCGTGGCAAGTCAGCCTTTCTACGCTGATCTTGAATTGTCGCAAGTGAATGGCACCCTCTGCCCACGTCGCTCTGCGTACACACCGACCCTTAACTCGCGTTTAGCTTCCCTTTGGCGTCACATCTCGAAATCAAGAACCGAGTTCGAAACGAAACCGGACACAGGTTTTATGGGAAAAGGCCTAACTCGACAGCTGAATAGAGTATGGAATTACGGCTTTAAAGGTCTTCTCTGCAGTCTCTTGTTTCTCCTGATCTTCCCGGTTGTTTGTATCCTGTGCAGCGCCGGTGGCATTTGCCTGGCGCTGACGGCCCCTGTTTGGGCTCCCGTCTTCGCCCTTATTTATCAGGTCTGCATCATACTAGTGTGGGACGTGGATAATCCCGATCCTAAACGTAGCCCTCTCCTTCCCCTGATCCGCGTCTTTGTTCGCGACCTACTACTCGATGGACTTTTGCAACCTATTGCCTGCTTGGTCACTGCCCTCATCGTTTGTCCGCTGATTTCTCTTCTCTTGGCCGTCT ATGGGATGCTGCAATGGATGATCGTACGTTCTCGAGACGCACTTGTCTACAGCCTCGCCATCCGACCAAGAGGTCGTATCCCGGCGTCAGAAGGTTTCCTAGTTAAACGAATTGCTGGACCTGGATTAAATACCGAATTCCACTATCAG ATATCAAAAGAACAAGCTTTAGCAGCGTTTGAAGCTCGCCTCGAATCGGATCGTTTGATTGCTTACCGCCGACAAACGGAACGTTTAATTCGACGTCCAGCGGAAGAATTCCGACTGTTCATTCAACAAGTGTTTTCTCCTTTCTCAGGCACTGCCTGGTGCCCTACACCCGTCGCTGAAAAACCCATCGAAAAGGCAGATGCTACGTCATCCAACCTTAA GTCATCGAGTGTTGCCGTGCAATTGGAGCGGGAGACACAAGCTTTGCTGGCGTCACTGGAAGAAAAAGTAGAGCGACGTCTGGAAGAACTGAGACTGTCGTTGAATGCCAACGTCCTGAAAAAGATAAGAATGTCGTCGGCTGATCTCAAG ATGGTACTTGTGCGATCAGCTATGATGATACGCACTTTTTACCCTTCTGAAATCCTGGTCCGCCTAGGTGTCAACGAATCTGAGTTATGGGAACGTTATAATGTAGAAGAAGGAGACTGGCTGGCTTTATCAGCCATCTTTCTGAGTGAAATATTCAGCTCGGCAATTCTAAATCCGCTTGGCGACGAAGAAACCCGTATTCAGCTTCAG GCAAAGGACGTCAATTTATGTCGTTATGGAGTCATGTTCACGCAAGCTGATCTTGACAGCGAACCTTTTGAATGGCCGCAACGGACGTTCCAACCAGCGGCCGCTTGCCTACctgatttttacctttttactCCGCTCGGTCGCGATGCGGCCAATAGTAGCCCAccatggaagaagaaaaggatgcAGATGCACGGTCATTCAAAACg CCTTTCCGAAGGGGTCGCCTCATGGATGGGAAAGTCGGTCATTGTTTCAGAGCCCAGTCGAGCCGGATGGAACTCTGAACTGTTGGTTCCCCTACCAGTGTCCCACCCGGTTCTTATTTGCATACTGATATATAATCGACATCGAGACGTTGGAGCCATTCCGCTAGAATCGGAATCGTGTCGCCTGCTCATTCGCTACCTAGAGGGCTCAGTCACActttcacgaaaaaaaga GAACACAATTTCTCGTCCACCTATGGTATTGGACGCAGCAGCAAGCAGAAGCCCAGCCAGTCATAAACCCTTGCTGGGAAGCTCGGGATCGGATCTAGCGTTGTCGCAACCTTCTTTAGCAGCTGATTTCTCAAACACGCCCAGCACTAGTCCTTCACAGCACGATACACTTGTTTCCATCGCCCAGGACGGCACGCTTTCGTTAGTCGGGACACTCGTCTCGGAGCACGCTTCCGTCGATATCGACATTGGATTGGATCCAGAAAACGTTTCGCA AAATTTATCAGCATCCAGAGACGTGGACGCTGATGAGGTACAATCTAAAGGCCTAGGTTCAACTCTTGCTCGAGCTGCAGATACGTTGCGAATGGCTCTTTTAGGGGAGAAAGCCGAAGAGGCATCGTCTGCGTCCGGCAGTCACGGAAAATTCAGCGTTGAGAATTTCGAATTGTTGCCTAGTAGTGATGAACAGCTTGCTGTTGCTGTCGCCAATGACAAACGTCAAGATATGGTCGAAAAAAGCAAGAAGTTTCCAACTTATCAACCGGCTTCTTTCCGTAGCTGGCGTATGAATCTTCCTGCGCCTATACG ATATGACTCTGATCCGAGGCTGAGGACCGCGATCGATTCGAATCAGGCTCCTCCGACAAGTCCTCGGCCGTTGGGTCTTTTCGAATTAAGCAAAGGTTTAGCCCTAGATCGTGGACCTGCCTTTAGTCCAGCACAATTATCAATCGGTAGGAGGTTGATGGAAAGAGGAGAAATGACGGCATCGGGCAGCCAAGACAGCCTACCTTTTGCGGAGGAAGATGCATCTCTTGTTGATTCACCAGATTGCGACCTTTCCAAAAATGCTCCGTTACGAAAACATCCGCCAGATACTTTAAG
- the LOC130693603 gene encoding uncharacterized protein LOC130693603 isoform X1, with translation MARFKTVHHASDEQVRLSEEENSINHPQKESLRFQLDTSLLAPHLVDLVLEIQRTAESTLFHWKTFPLNLPQPIAVQEFSEGSASTRRKPLVVDNLFDIPSWDDLDVVSVDAHGEAKHLSNKQLTSVRQHGITVKIGTWRTLTADQLRSISKTGLFTVASVNFPGQHHTWRVNPLLQKGTEVAMDSLLNTLAWAAAIINLTASERFTGDVFSIQESFRSLRMGFHRFLDLIFGMPSLQPRDFEARLHEERSRYLVAELLCAVHCQEEYIALCRFIRHYLAHHQGAGSSERSSDIRQQKPPPLPYIFQTPKGLLIDLRLFSREIMDKSKPVINRILQQESKTRWSRQQVTEIKADGKRNEAGHSGPDDDFRDLITDEPFGHIWESILHHPDVEQLGPGIGQLLIDQARATITMKKAVAKVREKFTADLIQAELDIRLRHPMLSLVKPWMEKQLHSIKVKLAKEYQWKCHEEAIDACRLKSLDQFVYFLSRDLAFLRDRAPILSKELWADKQATRTFHWDTWIWNPHAWIVRRHFQGGVEVIPTHLSGTPTSITNPRCSSSGSDGQEQPVYTLERSSRRTTTTQWPFWRWANFLQRAWVWSCNGAYACGYIVPWCSPIGLRALVASQPFYADLELSQVNGTLCPRRSAYTPTLNSRLASLWRHISKSRTEFETKPDTGFMGKGLTRQLNRVWNYGFKGLLCSLLFLLIFPVVCILCSAGGICLALTAPVWAPVFALIYQVCIILVWDVDNPDPKRSPLLPLIRVFVRDLLLDGLLQPIACLVTALIVCPLISLLLAVYGMLQWMIVRSRDALVYSLAIRPRGRIPASEGFLVKRIAGPGLNTEFHYQISKEQALAAFEARLESDRLIAYRRQTERLIRRPAEEFRLFIQQVFSPFSGTAWCPTPVAEKPIEKADATSSNLKSSSVAVQLERETQALLASLEEKVERRLEELRLSLNANVLKKIRMSSADLKMVLVRSAMMIRTFYPSEILVRLGVNESELWERYNVEEGDWLALSAIFLSEIFSSAILNPLGDEETRIQLQAKDVNLCRYGVMFTQADLDSEPFEWPQRTFQPAAACLPDFYLFTPLGRDAANSSPPWKKKRMQMHGHSKRLSEGVASWMGKSVIVSEPSRAGWNSELLVPLPVSHPVLICILIYNRHRDVGAIPLESESCRLLIRYLEGSVTLSRKKENTISRPPMVLDAAASRSPASHKPLLGSSGSDLALSQPSLAADFSNTPSTSPSQHDTLVSIAQDGTLSLVGTLVSEHASVDIDIGLDPENVSQNLSASRDVDADEVQSKGLGSTLARAADTLRMALLGEKAEEASSASGSHGKFSVENFELLPSSDEQLAVAVANDKRQDMVEKSKKFPTYQPASFRSWRMNLPAPIRYDSDPRLRTAIDSNQAPPTSPRPLGLFELSKGLALDRGPAFSPAQLSIGRRLMERGEMTASGSQDSLPFAEEDASLVDSPDCDLSKNAPLRKHPPDTLRNTGQSYCEMQQPRPSAVLASIEDLSLSIESQHTHLDITSQLGTQV, from the exons ATGGCCCGTTTCAAGACGGTCCATCATGCTTCCGATGAACAAGTTCGCTTAAGTGAGGAAGAAAATAGCATCAACCACCCTCAG AAGGAATCATTAAGATTTCAACTAGATACATCTCTGCTAGCTCCTCATCTTGTGGATCTCGTTTTGGAAATTCAGCGAACAGCTGAGAGCACCCTCTTCCATTGGAAAACATTTCCTCTCAATCTTCCTCAACCTATAGCAGTTCAGGAATTCAGTGAAGGTTCAGCTTCAACTAGAAGGAAACCTCTGGTTGTAGACAATCTTTTTGACATTCCATCATGGGATGATCTGGATGTTGTATCTGTTGATGCACATGGTGAAGCTAAACATCTCAGCAATAAGCAGTTAACTTCAGTGAGGCAGCATGG TATAACTGTGAAAATTGGTACTTGGAGAACATTAACAGCCGATCAACTGCGTTCCATAAGCAAAACAGG GTTGTTTACCGTCGCAAGTGTAAATTTTCCCGGCCAACATCATACCTGGCGAGTGAATCCACTTTTGCAAAAGGGCACAGAAGTAGCAATGGATTCACTACTCAACACGTTGGCCTGGGCAGCCGCAATTATTAATTTGACAGCTAGCGAGAGGTTCACCGGTGATGTTTTTAGCATTCAAGAATCATTTCGCAGTCTCCGGATGGGATTCCATCGCTTCTTGG ATTTGATTTTCGGAATGCCAAGTCTACAGCCTCGGGACTTTGAGGCGCGCCTGCACGAAGAAAGAAGCCGCTATTTAGTGGCAGAGTTGTTATGCGCG GTTCATTGCCAAGAAGAATATATTGCCTTGTGTCGATTTATTCGCCACTATCTTGCCCATCATCAAGGGGCTGGCAGTAGCGAGCGGTCATCAGATATTCGTCAACAAAAGCCTCCGCCTCTCCCTTATATCTTCCAAACCCCGAAAGGCTTGTTGATTGATCTGAGACTCTTTTCCAG AGAAATCATGGACAAAAGCAAACCAGTGATAAATAGGATTTTGCAACAGGAGTCCAAAACTCGCTGGTCACGGCAACAAGTAACAGAAATTAAGGCCGATGGCAAACGCAACGAAGCCGGACATAGTGGTCCTGATGACGACTTTCGAGATTTAATTACCGATGAGCCCTTCGGTCATATTTGGGAATCAATTCTTCATCATCCGGATGTAGAACAACTAGGACCTGGCATTGGGCAATTGCTGATTGATCAGGCGAGGGCTACTATCACTATGAAAAAAGCTGTTGCCAAAGTGCGAGAGAAATTTACCGCTGACTTAATTCAAGCCGAACTGGACATACGTCTACGTCACCCAATGCTTTCTCTCGTCAAACCGTGGATGGAAAAACAACTTCACAGCATTAAA GTGAAATTGGCAAAAGAATATCAATGGAAATGCCACGAAGAAGCCATTGACGCATGCCGCCTCAAGTCACTTGATcagtttgtttatttcctttcgCGGGATCTCGCTTTTCTCAGAGAT CGAGCACCCATCTTGAGCAAAGAGCTCTGGGCAGACAAGCAGGCAACGCGTACATTTCATTGGGACACTTGGATATGGAACCCACATGCTTGGATCGTTCGTCGTCATTTCCAAGGCGGTGTTGAG GTGATACCGACCCACTTGAGTGGAACGCCGACATCTATTACGAATCCAAGATGCAGCAGCAGTGGCAGTGACGGTCAAGAACAACCTGTTTATACGTTGGAACGAAGCAGCAGAAGAACAACGACGACGCAATGGCCGTTCTGGCGTTGGGCGAATTTCTTACAACGAGCGTGGGTTTGGTCGTGCAATGGCGCTTATGCTTGCGGTTATATTGTTCCTTGGTGCAGTCCGATCGGTTTGCGAGCTCTCGTGGCAAGTCAGCCTTTCTACGCTGATCTTGAATTGTCGCAAGTGAATGGCACCCTCTGCCCACGTCGCTCTGCGTACACACCGACCCTTAACTCGCGTTTAGCTTCCCTTTGGCGTCACATCTCGAAATCAAGAACCGAGTTCGAAACGAAACCGGACACAGGTTTTATGGGAAAAGGCCTAACTCGACAGCTGAATAGAGTATGGAATTACGGCTTTAAAGGTCTTCTCTGCAGTCTCTTGTTTCTCCTGATCTTCCCGGTTGTTTGTATCCTGTGCAGCGCCGGTGGCATTTGCCTGGCGCTGACGGCCCCTGTTTGGGCTCCCGTCTTCGCCCTTATTTATCAGGTCTGCATCATACTAGTGTGGGACGTGGATAATCCCGATCCTAAACGTAGCCCTCTCCTTCCCCTGATCCGCGTCTTTGTTCGCGACCTACTACTCGATGGACTTTTGCAACCTATTGCCTGCTTGGTCACTGCCCTCATCGTTTGTCCGCTGATTTCTCTTCTCTTGGCCGTCT ATGGGATGCTGCAATGGATGATCGTACGTTCTCGAGACGCACTTGTCTACAGCCTCGCCATCCGACCAAGAGGTCGTATCCCGGCGTCAGAAGGTTTCCTAGTTAAACGAATTGCTGGACCTGGATTAAATACCGAATTCCACTATCAG ATATCAAAAGAACAAGCTTTAGCAGCGTTTGAAGCTCGCCTCGAATCGGATCGTTTGATTGCTTACCGCCGACAAACGGAACGTTTAATTCGACGTCCAGCGGAAGAATTCCGACTGTTCATTCAACAAGTGTTTTCTCCTTTCTCAGGCACTGCCTGGTGCCCTACACCCGTCGCTGAAAAACCCATCGAAAAGGCAGATGCTACGTCATCCAACCTTAA GTCATCGAGTGTTGCCGTGCAATTGGAGCGGGAGACACAAGCTTTGCTGGCGTCACTGGAAGAAAAAGTAGAGCGACGTCTGGAAGAACTGAGACTGTCGTTGAATGCCAACGTCCTGAAAAAGATAAGAATGTCGTCGGCTGATCTCAAG ATGGTACTTGTGCGATCAGCTATGATGATACGCACTTTTTACCCTTCTGAAATCCTGGTCCGCCTAGGTGTCAACGAATCTGAGTTATGGGAACGTTATAATGTAGAAGAAGGAGACTGGCTGGCTTTATCAGCCATCTTTCTGAGTGAAATATTCAGCTCGGCAATTCTAAATCCGCTTGGCGACGAAGAAACCCGTATTCAGCTTCAG GCAAAGGACGTCAATTTATGTCGTTATGGAGTCATGTTCACGCAAGCTGATCTTGACAGCGAACCTTTTGAATGGCCGCAACGGACGTTCCAACCAGCGGCCGCTTGCCTACctgatttttacctttttactCCGCTCGGTCGCGATGCGGCCAATAGTAGCCCAccatggaagaagaaaaggatgcAGATGCACGGTCATTCAAAACg CCTTTCCGAAGGGGTCGCCTCATGGATGGGAAAGTCGGTCATTGTTTCAGAGCCCAGTCGAGCCGGATGGAACTCTGAACTGTTGGTTCCCCTACCAGTGTCCCACCCGGTTCTTATTTGCATACTGATATATAATCGACATCGAGACGTTGGAGCCATTCCGCTAGAATCGGAATCGTGTCGCCTGCTCATTCGCTACCTAGAGGGCTCAGTCACActttcacgaaaaaaaga GAACACAATTTCTCGTCCACCTATGGTATTGGACGCAGCAGCAAGCAGAAGCCCAGCCAGTCATAAACCCTTGCTGGGAAGCTCGGGATCGGATCTAGCGTTGTCGCAACCTTCTTTAGCAGCTGATTTCTCAAACACGCCCAGCACTAGTCCTTCACAGCACGATACACTTGTTTCCATCGCCCAGGACGGCACGCTTTCGTTAGTCGGGACACTCGTCTCGGAGCACGCTTCCGTCGATATCGACATTGGATTGGATCCAGAAAACGTTTCGCA AAATTTATCAGCATCCAGAGACGTGGACGCTGATGAGGTACAATCTAAAGGCCTAGGTTCAACTCTTGCTCGAGCTGCAGATACGTTGCGAATGGCTCTTTTAGGGGAGAAAGCCGAAGAGGCATCGTCTGCGTCCGGCAGTCACGGAAAATTCAGCGTTGAGAATTTCGAATTGTTGCCTAGTAGTGATGAACAGCTTGCTGTTGCTGTCGCCAATGACAAACGTCAAGATATGGTCGAAAAAAGCAAGAAGTTTCCAACTTATCAACCGGCTTCTTTCCGTAGCTGGCGTATGAATCTTCCTGCGCCTATACG ATATGACTCTGATCCGAGGCTGAGGACCGCGATCGATTCGAATCAGGCTCCTCCGACAAGTCCTCGGCCGTTGGGTCTTTTCGAATTAAGCAAAGGTTTAGCCCTAGATCGTGGACCTGCCTTTAGTCCAGCACAATTATCAATCGGTAGGAGGTTGATGGAAAGAGGAGAAATGACGGCATCGGGCAGCCAAGACAGCCTACCTTTTGCGGAGGAAGATGCATCTCTTGTTGATTCACCAGATTGCGACCTTTCCAAAAATGCTCCGTTACGAAAACATCCGCCAGATACTTTAAG